Proteins found in one Chloroflexota bacterium genomic segment:
- a CDS encoding pyruvate formate lyase family protein, producing the protein MSIDTCEISTPPALWSPADSLSPRVRQLREQFWDFYNRDYTNEVRSFSSGSAWDHVYSPWNWTGAPEMMMFFAGAKAYLLADSTPVELPSAFWDQPLVVRRAIFFKRVLEEYLPVQILAGELVVGSHFSTAFSRTLTRAEARPFARMEKRFMAEVQRLDRVGVGNCGAIPGHLIPDYPRILHHGWQAIQAEADAIAADPAATQDKRNLARAISICADGVRELTNRYAAEAERLAVQETDPAHRAELNEIARICRKVPWNPAGTFPEALQSLWLTHMLVLIAESYPGPGVSPGRIDQYLFPYYQADLEAGRLTRQQAREWLQCLWVKHNYAYDYQGWVGTNQGINASFGQLITLGGIDEHGEDASNDLTYLLLDVIEEMNLLEPKPNVRLHAKTPDRLLDRVVDMVAEAQGSPFLLNFDENSMAGLRWQGLPESDLWDYAPVGCLENTLQGNDRSGTVDVNMNIAKAVELTLHDGKDTTSGEQIGPRTGDPRSFATFGQFFAAFQTQLKAIMELLIAANDIADSGRARFEPTPYVSALVDGCLENGVDITAGGARHNYLTIEGVALATTTDSVAAVKKLVYDEGSVTMDELVRALDANFEGCESLRQTLLNKAPKYGNDDPYADDLAGEISRFWTTEAFQHVTPETGKRYRGGYLSWNYWVAYAPKTAATPDGRKRGQFLSNGVCPVNGADRLGPTAVVKSSGRLGLETAPNGSSHTMSFSPSLLASSENRRKMAGLLRAYNLVGGTCLQINVVSPDTLRAAQQDPESYSNLLVRVTGYNAYFVMLGKEIQDEIIARESHAL; encoded by the coding sequence ATGTCCATCGACACGTGTGAAATCTCAACCCCACCAGCCCTCTGGTCCCCCGCCGACAGCCTCAGCCCCCGCGTCCGCCAATTGCGCGAGCAGTTCTGGGATTTTTACAATCGGGATTACACCAACGAGGTGCGCTCTTTCAGTTCAGGCTCCGCCTGGGACCATGTCTACTCACCCTGGAACTGGACCGGCGCTCCGGAGATGATGATGTTCTTCGCCGGCGCAAAGGCTTACTTGTTGGCCGATTCTACTCCGGTGGAACTGCCGTCCGCTTTCTGGGATCAGCCGCTGGTGGTGCGGAGAGCGATCTTTTTCAAGCGGGTGTTGGAGGAGTACTTGCCGGTGCAGATATTGGCCGGGGAACTCGTTGTCGGCTCTCACTTCTCGACTGCCTTCTCCCGCACGCTGACCCGCGCCGAGGCCCGCCCCTTTGCCCGCATGGAAAAGCGCTTCATGGCGGAAGTGCAGCGGCTGGACCGGGTGGGCGTGGGCAACTGCGGCGCCATCCCCGGACACCTCATCCCCGACTATCCCCGCATCCTGCACCACGGCTGGCAGGCCATCCAGGCCGAAGCGGACGCCATCGCGGCCGACCCGGCTGCCACACAGGATAAACGAAACCTGGCCCGCGCCATCTCCATCTGCGCTGACGGCGTGCGGGAACTCACCAACCGTTACGCCGCGGAAGCCGAGCGCCTGGCCGTTCAGGAGACCGATCCCGCCCACCGGGCCGAACTCAACGAAATAGCCCGCATCTGCCGCAAAGTGCCCTGGAATCCGGCCGGGACTTTCCCCGAGGCGCTTCAATCCCTCTGGCTGACCCACATGCTGGTGCTGATCGCCGAAAGCTATCCTGGCCCTGGCGTCTCGCCTGGCCGTATCGACCAGTATCTCTTCCCCTACTACCAGGCCGATCTCGAGGCCGGCCGTCTGACCCGGCAGCAAGCCAGGGAGTGGCTGCAATGCCTGTGGGTCAAACATAACTACGCCTACGACTACCAGGGTTGGGTGGGAACCAATCAGGGCATCAACGCCTCCTTCGGCCAACTCATCACCCTGGGCGGCATCGACGAGCATGGCGAGGATGCCAGCAATGACCTCACTTACCTGCTCCTGGATGTGATCGAGGAGATGAACCTGCTGGAGCCCAAGCCCAACGTCCGGCTTCACGCCAAAACCCCCGACCGCCTGCTCGACCGGGTGGTGGACATGGTCGCCGAGGCCCAGGGCAGCCCCTTTTTGCTCAACTTCGATGAGAACTCGATGGCCGGACTGCGCTGGCAGGGCTTGCCTGAATCCGACCTGTGGGATTATGCCCCGGTCGGCTGCCTGGAGAACACCTTGCAGGGCAACGACCGCTCCGGCACGGTAGACGTCAACATGAACATCGCCAAGGCCGTGGAACTTACCCTGCACGATGGCAAAGACACCACCAGCGGTGAACAGATCGGCCCCCGCACCGGCGACCCCCGATCCTTTGCCACCTTCGGGCAGTTCTTCGCCGCCTTCCAGACGCAATTGAAGGCAATCATGGAGCTGCTCATCGCCGCCAACGATATCGCTGACAGCGGCCGGGCGCGCTTCGAGCCGACGCCCTACGTCAGTGCGCTGGTGGATGGCTGCCTGGAGAACGGTGTGGACATCACCGCCGGTGGGGCGCGCCACAACTACCTCACTATCGAAGGGGTGGCTCTGGCGACCACGACCGACAGCGTGGCCGCGGTCAAGAAACTGGTCTACGATGAGGGATCAGTGACAATGGATGAATTGGTGCGGGCACTGGACGCCAACTTCGAGGGCTGCGAGTCGCTGCGCCAGACGCTGTTGAACAAGGCCCCCAAGTACGGCAACGACGACCCCTATGCCGACGATCTCGCCGGTGAGATCAGTCGCTTCTGGACAACAGAGGCCTTCCAACACGTCACGCCCGAGACCGGCAAGCGCTACCGGGGCGGTTATCTCTCCTGGAATTACTGGGTGGCCTACGCGCCCAAAACAGCGGCCACACCCGATGGCCGCAAGCGCGGCCAGTTCCTGAGCAACGGCGTCTGCCCGGTCAACGGCGCCGACCGTCTGGGCCCCACCGCTGTGGTCAAAAGTTCCGGCCGTCTGGGACTGGAGACCGCCCCCAACGGCAGTTCTCACACCATGAGTTTCTCGCCCAGCCTGTTGGCCAGTTCCGAGAATCGTCGCAAAATGGCGGGGCTGCTGCGGGCCTATAACCTTGTCGGCGGCACCTGCTTGCAGATCAACGTCGTCAGTCCGGACACGCTGCGAGCCGCACAGCAGGATCCCGAGTCCTACAGCAACCTGCTGGTGCGCGTCACCGGCTACAACGCCTATTTTGTGATGTTGGGCAAGGAGATTCAGGACGAGATCATTGCCCGCGAGAGTCATGCGCTGTAG
- a CDS encoding glycyl-radical enzyme activating protein, whose protein sequence is MRAISLTGTTFNIQRFSTEDGPGIRTTLFFKGCPLRCAWCHNPEGISPRPELMWYDVRCIGAGDCLRVCPEDALELTSQGMRIDRARCTVCGDCAEACPSAALEIIGREWTPEALFAEVQKDAIFYETSDGGVTLSGGEPMAQADFILDLARLCRGAGIHVVLDTCGAASWARYEQALSLVDLVFFDLKIFDGKRHRSAAGADNAHILENARRIAAAGMPMWIRTPIIPGFTSDKANIAALGDFIAAELPTVERWDLLAYTNLGQAKYHRLERPYALEGAPLLTHTEMEALHAVAVQRVPVAVWSGATRDK, encoded by the coding sequence ATGCGTGCGATTAGCCTTACCGGCACAACCTTCAACATCCAACGCTTCAGCACCGAGGATGGCCCTGGCATTCGCACTACCCTCTTTTTCAAGGGCTGCCCGCTGCGTTGCGCCTGGTGCCACAACCCGGAAGGGATCTCTCCCCGGCCGGAGCTTATGTGGTATGACGTACGCTGCATCGGCGCCGGCGACTGTCTGCGCGTCTGCCCGGAGGATGCGCTGGAGCTGACTTCCCAGGGAATGCGCATTGATCGAGCCAGGTGCACTGTTTGCGGTGACTGCGCCGAAGCCTGTCCATCGGCTGCGCTGGAGATCATTGGCCGGGAGTGGACGCCGGAGGCTCTGTTCGCCGAAGTACAGAAGGACGCCATCTTCTACGAAACCTCTGACGGGGGGGTCACCCTCTCAGGCGGTGAGCCGATGGCCCAGGCCGACTTTATCCTGGACCTGGCCCGTCTGTGCCGCGGAGCGGGCATCCATGTGGTTCTGGACACTTGCGGGGCTGCAAGCTGGGCGCGCTACGAGCAGGCGCTATCCCTGGTGGATCTGGTATTCTTCGATCTCAAAATCTTTGACGGGAAGCGCCACCGGTCCGCCGCCGGCGCTGACAACGCCCACATCCTGGAAAACGCCCGCCGCATCGCCGCCGCCGGAATGCCGATGTGGATTCGCACGCCTATCATCCCCGGCTTCACCTCCGACAAAGCCAACATCGCCGCCCTGGGCGACTTCATCGCCGCCGAACTGCCCACGGTCGAACGCTGGGACCTGCTGGCCTACACCAACCTGGGCCAGGCAAAATACCATCGCCTGGAGCGACCTTACGCCCTGGAGGGAGCCCCGCTCCTGACCCACACCGAAATGGAAGCGCTGCACGCCGTCGCCGTCCAACGGGTTCCCGTCGCCGTCTGGTCGGGAGCCACGCGTGACAAATAA
- a CDS encoding M20/M25/M40 family metallo-hydrolase: protein MNLSSFAHDLRLRYEDEIVEVMRDLIRIPTRNTPPTGEEKAGQVYLAEYLQSAGLPVDLYQPDQVPGLLEHEAYWPGRNYEDRPNLSSVVPGRGGGRSLLLTGHMDTVALGDNVWSRPPFGAEIHDGKLYGLGSVDMKGPMGAMAVLYRALREQGLSLKGTLSFECVVDEEEGGVNATIAGRLRDGAMDAAILPEVTDLQIYPAARGALIASFIFTSSKGTWLEAGTAGAQSADAVEQMTLFLSHLDEFQAVRRNHPDHPLYLSYPDPVPVQITKVYAGGWGPNVPIAVPNEGRIELIAQVLPGERREDVLGELKRWLQSVIDRYPDAFATIPEMRFRLRWMVPTAMDPNHPSVQLLAESAAQMTGARPDILGAPYACDMFALHQIFDMPGIIFGPSGANAHAADEYVELESVFSFWESLLVFVLQWCGADLS, encoded by the coding sequence ATGAACCTGAGCAGTTTTGCCCATGACCTGCGGCTCCGCTACGAGGATGAGATTGTGGAAGTAATGCGTGACCTGATCCGCATTCCCACCCGCAATACGCCTCCGACAGGCGAGGAGAAAGCGGGCCAGGTCTATCTGGCGGAGTATTTGCAGAGCGCAGGCCTGCCGGTCGACCTCTACCAGCCGGATCAGGTTCCCGGCCTGCTTGAGCATGAAGCCTACTGGCCGGGCCGCAACTACGAAGATCGGCCCAATCTCTCATCCGTTGTGCCAGGCAGGGGCGGGGGCAGGTCGCTGTTGCTGACCGGGCACATGGACACGGTGGCTTTGGGAGATAACGTCTGGTCGCGTCCGCCATTCGGCGCGGAAATCCATGATGGCAAGCTGTACGGCCTGGGTTCGGTTGACATGAAGGGGCCGATGGGGGCGATGGCCGTGCTTTACAGGGCTCTCAGGGAGCAGGGACTATCGCTGAAGGGGACGTTGAGCTTTGAGTGTGTGGTCGATGAAGAGGAGGGCGGGGTAAACGCCACCATTGCCGGGCGGCTGCGGGATGGTGCGATGGATGCGGCTATCTTGCCGGAAGTAACAGATCTGCAGATCTACCCGGCGGCCCGCGGCGCGCTGATCGCCAGTTTCATCTTCACCAGCAGCAAAGGAACCTGGTTAGAGGCAGGCACGGCGGGCGCGCAGTCCGCGGACGCCGTAGAGCAGATGACGTTGTTCCTTTCGCATCTCGATGAATTCCAGGCAGTGCGGCGCAACCATCCTGACCATCCCCTCTACCTGAGCTATCCCGACCCTGTGCCGGTGCAGATTACCAAGGTGTACGCGGGCGGTTGGGGGCCGAACGTACCCATCGCCGTTCCCAACGAAGGCCGCATCGAACTCATCGCCCAGGTGCTGCCAGGAGAGCGCCGCGAGGATGTTCTGGGAGAGTTGAAGCGGTGGTTGCAGAGCGTGATCGACCGGTATCCGGATGCCTTCGCCACTATTCCCGAGATGCGCTTCCGTTTGCGTTGGATGGTACCCACCGCAATGGACCCCAATCACCCCTCGGTACAGCTTCTGGCGGAGAGCGCCGCCCAGATGACGGGGGCGCGTCCCGACATCCTCGGTGCGCCTTATGCATGCGATATGTTCGCCCTGCACCAGATATTCGACATGCCCGGCATCATCTTCGGCCCCAGCGGCGCCAATGCCCATGCCGCCGATGAATATGTCGAACTTGAGAGTGTTTTCTCGTTTTGGGAGAGTCTGTTGGTCTTTGTTTTGCAGTGGTGCGGGGCTGATCTCAGTTAG
- a CDS encoding Xaa-Pro peptidase family protein, with protein sequence MRTSMIPDSDYRNRIARLQTALEEADIDVLITYSSESESASSRYLADFWPFFDFAGIVVPRQGEPALVTGGPESYEFAKQFSRIKDIRIHPAFVESSAPDWVPPVTYEDFQSILSSVCKQTPARIGVTDWNIFPYLILEDLKDAAPNAEIIPADDLLLGVRAIKSAFELAVIRKVYWITEQAMIDAMTTACEGMPEWQIEANAHITMKRLGAEGTPYPIWVCSGPNTRQSLCRSTDRRIRRNELVQLTFGAKYMGYCGNMCRPFAIGAAPPRALELMTVALEGVNGALRDIRPGVAAKEVFQNYHDTLSRYGFEEFTLYGPAHGTGTSEVEGLWLGAGSETVIQPNMQFNIDVWLSDGEYGMRYEDGIIVTEDGIEELTSYRREIIEL encoded by the coding sequence ATGCGCACATCCATGATCCCGGATTCGGATTATCGCAATCGAATAGCACGTTTGCAGACGGCACTGGAGGAAGCAGATATCGATGTCCTCATAACCTACTCCTCCGAATCGGAATCGGCCAGCAGCCGTTACCTGGCCGATTTTTGGCCCTTTTTCGACTTTGCCGGCATTGTCGTGCCGCGCCAGGGAGAACCGGCCCTGGTCACCGGCGGGCCCGAGTCCTACGAGTTCGCCAAACAGTTTTCCCGCATCAAAGATATCCGTATTCACCCCGCCTTTGTCGAAAGCTCAGCGCCCGACTGGGTGCCGCCTGTCACCTATGAGGATTTTCAATCGATCCTTTCCTCTGTCTGCAAACAAACGCCGGCCCGCATCGGCGTCACCGACTGGAACATCTTTCCCTATCTCATCCTCGAAGACCTGAAGGACGCGGCCCCCAATGCCGAGATCATCCCTGCTGACGATCTGTTGCTGGGCGTGCGGGCGATCAAATCGGCGTTTGAGTTGGCCGTCATTCGCAAAGTCTACTGGATCACCGAACAGGCGATGATCGACGCCATGACTACGGCCTGCGAGGGTATGCCCGAATGGCAGATCGAAGCCAATGCCCACATCACGATGAAGCGTCTCGGTGCAGAAGGCACACCCTATCCCATCTGGGTCTGTTCCGGCCCCAACACCCGCCAGAGCCTCTGCCGCTCCACCGATCGCCGCATCCGCCGCAATGAGTTGGTTCAGCTAACCTTCGGCGCGAAGTATATGGGCTATTGCGGAAACATGTGCCGCCCCTTTGCTATCGGCGCGGCCCCGCCGCGGGCGCTGGAATTGATGACCGTCGCCCTGGAAGGTGTCAACGGCGCTTTGCGGGATATCCGGCCCGGCGTGGCGGCCAAAGAGGTCTTCCAGAACTACCACGATACGCTATCGCGCTATGGCTTCGAGGAATTTACCCTCTACGGCCCTGCCCACGGGACCGGCACATCCGAGGTCGAAGGATTGTGGCTGGGCGCGGGCAGCGAGACAGTCATCCAGCCCAACATGCAGTTCAACATCGATGTGTGGCTCAGTGATGGCGAGTATGGCATGCGTTACGAAGATGGCATCATCGTTACGGAGGATGGGATCGAAGAATTGACATCTTACCGCCGCGAGATCATTGAATTGTAA
- a CDS encoding Gfo/Idh/MocA family oxidoreductase: MNKVKYGIIGLGWFGEFHGEALASLPNVELHSLCTRTESRLEQLGEKFGVTNLYTDYNEMLEDPELEAVSITTMWDQHTGPTLAALRAGKHVFLEKPMASTLVDCRAIVDAANASDKFFMVGHIVRFNPRYAAVKREIEAGKIGKIVSIYARRNVPVSIGAAVLPKIGPIIGDGVHDTDIMLWYTGASIETAYAQTLNVNGHRYPDIGWTMYRFDSGAIGVCENVWCMPDHKGYFPDERMEIIGTEGGVYLQETYPSLQVVGLDGSYTPDPTYWPEIRPGVRGGALAEELGYFLNCIVDGTPPVVITPEESLAAVQACLAAEHSAEIGAPVPVADFS, encoded by the coding sequence ATGAACAAAGTCAAATATGGCATCATCGGTCTGGGCTGGTTCGGAGAATTCCACGGTGAAGCCCTGGCCTCGTTGCCCAACGTGGAGTTGCATTCGCTGTGTACACGCACCGAATCCCGCCTGGAGCAACTGGGCGAGAAATTCGGCGTCACCAATCTCTACACCGATTACAATGAAATGCTGGAAGACCCCGAACTGGAGGCGGTCAGCATCACCACCATGTGGGACCAGCATACCGGGCCCACGCTGGCTGCTCTCCGGGCCGGCAAGCATGTCTTTCTGGAGAAACCGATGGCGTCCACTCTGGTCGATTGCCGCGCCATCGTCGATGCCGCCAATGCCTCCGACAAGTTCTTCATGGTCGGCCACATTGTGCGCTTCAACCCTCGCTACGCTGCTGTCAAGCGTGAGATCGAGGCGGGCAAGATCGGCAAAATCGTCTCAATCTATGCCCGGCGAAATGTGCCTGTCTCCATTGGCGCGGCGGTGCTGCCCAAGATCGGCCCCATCATCGGCGATGGCGTGCACGACACCGACATCATGCTTTGGTACACCGGAGCCAGCATCGAAACCGCCTATGCGCAGACGCTCAATGTGAATGGCCACAGGTATCCCGATATTGGCTGGACGATGTATCGCTTCGATTCGGGCGCGATTGGGGTGTGCGAAAACGTGTGGTGCATGCCTGATCACAAGGGCTATTTCCCAGACGAACGCATGGAGATCATCGGCACAGAGGGCGGCGTCTATCTGCAGGAGACCTACCCCAGCCTGCAAGTTGTGGGGCTGGATGGCTCCTATACGCCTGACCCCACCTATTGGCCCGAAATCCGGCCCGGCGTGCGCGGCGGCGCGCTGGCCGAAGAACTGGGCTATTTCCTGAATTGCATCGTCGATGGCACGCCGCCTGTCGTTATCACACCCGAAGAATCGCTGGCCGCAGTTCAAGCCTGTCTGGCCGCCGAACACTCCGCCGAAATCGGCGCGCCGGTGCCTGTGGCAGATTTTTCCTGA
- a CDS encoding Gfo/Idh/MocA family oxidoreductase → MLNVAVLGAGFMGGAHARAFARLEDVNLIAVSSRSEERARALAEELGCEWTTDSMALVDDPRVEAVSITLPTHLHRDATLAAFAAGKDVLVEKPMALTVEDCDAMIAAADEADRLLMVAHVLRFWPEYVALAEVLQSGELGAPISAVASRLCEPPGWAEWFKDASLSGGEVLDLHIHDLDTLNWLFGEPDTLYAQGRRGAHGGWDQAMTMIDYGGVKCFAEGNAIMPAGYPFTMTLSVRCELGNVEYTLRAGGEQVDSSADGINSLMVYQPGQPPRVLEMEAGDGYQNEVAYFAKCVQEGSRPQFGTGAQGRLAVKTALAARQSIETGEVIRFW, encoded by the coding sequence GTGCTCAATGTAGCAGTGCTTGGAGCCGGTTTCATGGGCGGAGCGCACGCCCGCGCTTTCGCCAGGCTGGAGGATGTCAATCTCATCGCCGTTTCTTCCCGCTCTGAAGAAAGAGCCAGGGCGTTGGCGGAGGAGCTTGGCTGTGAATGGACAACCGACTCGATGGCGTTGGTCGATGATCCGCGCGTCGAAGCAGTGAGCATCACGCTGCCCACGCATCTGCACAGGGATGCCACCCTGGCTGCCTTCGCTGCCGGCAAAGATGTGTTGGTGGAAAAACCGATGGCGCTGACGGTGGAAGACTGTGATGCCATGATCGCAGCCGCTGACGAAGCGGATCGTTTGCTCATGGTCGCCCATGTCCTGCGTTTCTGGCCCGAATATGTGGCTTTGGCTGAAGTGTTGCAGAGCGGCGAATTGGGCGCGCCAATTTCGGCGGTCGCTTCGCGGCTGTGTGAACCGCCCGGCTGGGCCGAATGGTTCAAAGATGCCAGCCTGAGCGGCGGCGAGGTACTCGACTTGCATATCCACGATCTGGACACGCTGAACTGGCTGTTTGGCGAGCCGGACACACTCTACGCCCAGGGCCGGCGGGGCGCGCATGGCGGTTGGGATCAGGCCATGACCATGATCGATTATGGCGGCGTCAAGTGTTTCGCTGAGGGCAACGCCATCATGCCTGCCGGCTATCCCTTTACCATGACGCTATCTGTTCGCTGCGAGCTGGGCAATGTGGAATACACGCTGCGCGCAGGAGGGGAACAGGTGGACTCCAGCGCCGACGGCATCAATAGCCTGATGGTTTACCAACCGGGCCAACCGCCCAGGGTGCTGGAAATGGAAGCGGGCGATGGCTATCAGAATGAGGTGGCCTACTTCGCAAAATGCGTGCAGGAAGGCAGTCGCCCACAGTTTGGCACAGGCGCCCAGGGCAGACTGGCGGTGAAAACAGCGCTCGCCGCCCGCCAATCCATCGAAACCGGTGAGGTCATCCGCTTTTGGTAA
- a CDS encoding sugar phosphate isomerase/epimerase family protein, producing the protein MQNILAGHTNSYHTYGLDEALQGIAAAGFEYVELSAVDGYTEHVPIDATDEQIAEIKGKLDQLGLKVSALSGHSDLTTAEGVVVGKKAIDLCTKLGVSLMNTAIGGHYSEDEDKDAFMGYVHELADYAAEQDVVIGLEVHGDIMASGALSIPIIKEIGRDNVGINYDTANCVFYADVQAVDDISATVPYLVHVHLKDSAGGKGVWNFPAVGEGLVDFSGILNLLEEEGYTGPFSVEIEFQGEPFPPLAEVDRSMKVSYETLSNLGLS; encoded by the coding sequence ATGCAAAACATTCTGGCTGGCCATACCAACAGCTATCACACCTACGGTTTGGACGAAGCATTGCAGGGCATCGCCGCCGCCGGATTCGAATATGTCGAACTTTCGGCGGTCGATGGCTACACAGAGCACGTGCCTATCGATGCCACCGATGAACAAATTGCCGAAATCAAAGGCAAACTCGATCAATTGGGGTTGAAGGTCTCCGCCCTGAGCGGCCATTCCGATCTGACCACCGCTGAAGGGGTGGTGGTTGGCAAGAAGGCCATCGACCTCTGCACGAAGCTCGGCGTTTCTCTGATGAATACGGCTATTGGCGGCCATTACAGCGAAGACGAGGATAAAGACGCTTTCATGGGCTACGTCCATGAACTGGCCGATTATGCTGCCGAACAAGATGTCGTAATCGGTTTGGAAGTGCATGGTGACATCATGGCGTCGGGAGCATTGTCCATCCCCATCATCAAAGAGATCGGCCGCGACAACGTGGGCATCAATTATGACACCGCCAACTGTGTTTTTTATGCCGATGTACAGGCCGTCGACGATATAAGTGCAACCGTGCCCTATCTCGTGCATGTTCATCTGAAAGACAGCGCCGGCGGCAAGGGCGTTTGGAACTTTCCTGCTGTGGGCGAGGGACTTGTCGATTTCTCCGGCATTCTCAACCTCCTGGAGGAGGAAGGTTATACCGGTCCCTTCAGTGTGGAGATCGAATTCCAGGGCGAGCCCTTTCCACCTCTTGCCGAAGTGGATCGCTCGATGAAGGTTTCCTACGAAACGCTAAGCAACTTGGGCCTGTCCTGA
- a CDS encoding ABC transporter substrate-binding protein, with amino-acid sequence MRSHAVTRNLFLLIVILAFGGLLAACAVPQTAAPAAPVAEQPVAEEPAVEEPVAEEPVAEEPEAAAEPDKVVWVSPRGTLEVMDDFNLWVAREMGYFDEMGIDLELQPGPLEALAVTKLVAEGQADIGYPSPGVLLASIDAGMPLVQPWEMMLGQTFNFAMAPDSDIETVQDLEGKSISLGSGGWSVIVDPILVEAGVDPSTVTYLNAGNQWAQAAALGEADAALAWRGLEAQWGAQGLDLKYLIGTDFSNHPSNGYSIRAEDLEDPEMRDTWERFFTANAMAFDLARRNPRCAAQIAYNQFPAVQEQMEPQLAFDSMVELADLYFQSYKDGLGYGYNDMDNWQEYIDTVYDLEQIQNQYEAGQVVNNDLIEVANSFDVERIMADAEACELSEEWAAVTTDKVPWSMD; translated from the coding sequence ATGAGAAGCCACGCAGTCACCCGAAACCTATTCCTGCTGATCGTGATCCTTGCTTTTGGCGGCCTGTTGGCAGCCTGTGCCGTCCCTCAAACCGCTGCGCCCGCCGCGCCGGTTGCTGAACAACCAGTTGCTGAAGAACCTGCCGTGGAAGAACCGGTTGCTGAAGAACCCGTCGCTGAAGAGCCTGAAGCAGCAGCCGAACCTGATAAGGTTGTCTGGGTATCGCCCCGCGGGACGCTGGAGGTGATGGACGACTTCAACCTTTGGGTAGCCAGAGAAATGGGCTATTTCGACGAGATGGGCATTGATCTTGAGTTGCAGCCTGGCCCCCTGGAGGCGCTTGCGGTCACCAAACTCGTCGCTGAAGGTCAAGCAGATATCGGTTATCCCTCACCCGGTGTGCTGTTGGCGAGTATCGACGCCGGCATGCCGCTGGTGCAACCATGGGAGATGATGCTGGGCCAGACTTTCAACTTTGCTATGGCCCCTGACAGTGACATCGAAACTGTGCAAGATCTCGAGGGAAAAAGCATTTCCCTCGGCTCGGGAGGCTGGTCGGTCATCGTCGATCCCATCTTGGTGGAGGCTGGCGTTGATCCCAGCACGGTCACCTATTTGAACGCGGGTAACCAATGGGCTCAGGCTGCGGCTCTGGGTGAGGCTGATGCCGCCCTGGCATGGCGCGGCCTGGAAGCGCAGTGGGGAGCGCAAGGTCTGGACCTGAAGTACCTCATCGGCACCGATTTCTCCAACCATCCGTCTAACGGCTATTCCATCCGTGCCGAGGACCTGGAAGACCCTGAGATGCGTGATACGTGGGAGCGATTCTTCACAGCCAATGCGATGGCCTTTGATCTCGCCCGGCGCAACCCGCGCTGCGCTGCTCAGATTGCCTACAACCAGTTCCCTGCCGTCCAAGAACAGATGGAACCGCAGCTCGCCTTCGACTCGATGGTCGAATTGGCCGATCTGTATTTCCAGAGTTACAAAGATGGACTGGGCTATGGCTACAATGATATGGACAACTGGCAGGAGTACATCGACACCGTCTATGATCTGGAGCAAATTCAGAATCAGTATGAGGCGGGACAGGTGGTCAATAACGATTTGATCGAAGTTGCCAACAGCTTCGATGTCGAACGCATTATGGCAGACGCCGAGGCTTGCGAACTGAGCGAGGAGTGGGCCGCGGTTACAACCGATAAGGTTCCCTGGTCTATGGATTAG